One Cervus canadensis isolate Bull #8, Minnesota chromosome 31, ASM1932006v1, whole genome shotgun sequence genomic region harbors:
- the LOC122432327 gene encoding beta-defensin 103A-like encodes MRVYYLLFALLFLFLLPVPGNGGIISGLQRYYCRRRSGQCALIGCLTNEEQIGRCSLSGRKCCRKKK; translated from the exons ATGAGGGTCTACTACCTTCTCTTTGCATTGCTCTTCTTGTTCTTGCTGCCTGTTCCAG GCAATGGCGGAATCATAAGCGGGTTACAAAGGTATTACTGCAGAAGAAGAAGCGGCCAGTGTGCTCTGATTGGCTGCCTTACAAATGAGGAACAGATAGGCCGCTGTTCCCTGAGTGGCCGAAAATGCTGccggaagaagaaatga
- the LOC122432337 gene encoding beta-defensin 103A-like produces the protein MRVYYLLFEFLFLFLLPVPGNSGIISGLQKYYCKRRSGRCALIGYLPKEEQIGRCALSGQKCCQKKK, from the exons ATGAGGGTCTACTACCTTCTCTTTGAGTTCCTCTTCTTGTTCTTGCTGCCTGTTCCAG GCAATAGCGGAATCATAAGCGGGTTACAAAAGTATTATTGCAAAAGAAGAAGCGGCCGGTGTGCTCTGATTGGCTACCTTCCAAAGGAGGAACAGATAGGCCGCTGTGCCCTTAGTGGCCAAAAATGctgccagaaaaagaaatga